Part of the Salinimonas lutimaris genome, TGTACTTCGGTTAGGTTCAGGGCGTCTTTCAGTATTGCTTCGATTTCAGCTACATCCATAAAATTTCGTTGCTCTTGTATGTGACTTTTGACGTTATTCTACAGGTAAAAGGGTGTCAACGTCGCTGATTTTAGCAAGCTTCAGCAGTTTTTCCGGCACATCGCTGAGCGTCACCGTGACCTGGTGTTGCTTACCATCGCGTACCGCATTGATAAGCCAGGCCAGTCCGGCGCTGTCAATGCGCTCTACATCACTTAAATCCAGCGTACACCGACCCTGCTTTTTCAGCTGTTGTTGCTGCGCTGAACTGAGCAGGTTCCACCAGTTTTTGCCCAGTGTGTCACGGTCCAGATGACCATGCACACTGACGCGTCCTTCATGACTGACCTGAAACAGACTCACGCGTTGTCCTTTTCATCGAACTCTTCTTTTAGCTCAACCGGGTTATCGATTTTTTCCTGCATCAGTGTAATCACTTTTTCGATACCCTGCTGACGAATGATTGATTCAAATTCGCTGCGTTTGCTGTCCAGCATGCTGATGCCCTCGGCCACCATATCAAAGGCTTTCCACTCATTAGTTTTAGAGTTTTTGCGTACCTTGAAGGCCACTTTAATTTCCGGACGGTTTGGATCTTTGATGATAGCGCGGACCACCACATAGGTTGAGTCGCCAACATCCTGAGCTGGTTCAAATACCACATCCTGGTTGTCATAATAGCTCATCGCCACCGCATAGGTAGTGATCAGGTATTCACGGAACACTTTGACAAATTCAGCCAGTTTGTCACGCTCTATGGATGCCGCGTTTTTACCCAGCACCTTGAACGCCGCAAATTTATAATCTGTATGCGGCAGCAACTCTTCTTTCATGATGGCCCGAAGTTCTTCCGGGTTATTTTTGATAGTGGCCTGATTATCCTTGATACGGCTAAATGTTCGATTTGCCACGTCCTTGATCATCTCATACGGGTTTTCTTCATTCACCTGCTGAGCCGATACACTTGAGGCCGCCATCATAATGGCAAGACCAAACACTGCGATTAGTTTTTTCACGTTAATTACTCCTGATGCTTAATAATCGTTTCGGGGCAAGACTTACTCTTTTTCTTCGTCTTTGCCGCGGCTAAACAGGAACTGGCCAATCAAGTCTTCCAGCACCAACGCCGATTTTGTGTCCTGCAGGTAGTCCCCATCCTGAAGATTGGCAATGCCATCAAATGAGAATCCAGGCTGAAAACCTACGTATTGTTCACCTAATAAACCTGACGTAAGAATAGAGACCGAACTTGTCTCCGGAAATTCGTCATATTTTTTCTGAATACTTAATTCAACCACCGGGGTGTAGTCTTTTTTGTCCAGCGTAATCGCGGACACGCGCCCGACGGTAACCCCACCCACTTTTACTGCTGAGCGCTCTTTCAGCCCGCCAATATTGTCAAATTTGGCATACAGCGTGTAAGTATCGCCGGTGGCGGCCATGGTCTGGTTAGCCACTTTCAGTGCCAGCAATAACAGGGCGCCTACGGTAATGATAACGAACACCCCAACCATAAGTTCCGATTTATGTTTATTCATGTCTAATCCCCTACTCTATTCCGAACATCAGGGCAGTCAGAATAAAATCCAGCCCCAGTACTGCTAATGAAGAAAACACCACCGTTTCTGTGGTTGCTTTGCTGATCCCTTCTGAGGTGGGGGTGGAATCATACCCTTTAAAAATGGCAATCCAGGTCACAACCAGGGCAAATACAAGGCTTTTTATAATGCCATTAACCACATCTGAGCCCCATTCAACCGATGACTGCATAAGAGACCAGTAGCTGCCTGCATCCACACCGAGCCAGTCAACACCGACCAGGTGACCGCCTAAAATACCCACGGCACTGAAAATAACCGCCAGCATTGGCATCGAAATTATGCCAGCCCAGAATCGCGGGCTGACCACACGGCGTAACGGGTCCACTGCCATCATTTCCATGCTGCTTAGCTGCTCGGTGGCTTTCATCAGGCCAATTTCTGCGGTTAAGGCAGAGCCTGCCCGGCCGGCAAACAACAGCGCGGTAACCACCGGGCCCAGTTCACGTAATAGTGACAATGCCACCATGGGTCCCAGGCTGCCTTCTGCGCCATAATCGACTAAAATGGTGTAGCCCTGTAACGCCATTACCATGCCGATAAACAGGCCAGAGACCACAATAATCAGCAATGACTGCACCCCGACCACATACATCTGGCGAATGGTCAGTACCACATTTTTCCATTTTGGCAGCGCAATCAGTGCGCCCAACAGCATCAGACCGGCCCGGCCGATGGCTGAGATGCGGGACAAGGTCCCAGCCCCTACGGAGCGAAAGATGTTCATGACTGGCCTCCGAACAACGATCCTTTAAGATCGTCTGAAGGATAGTGAAAAGGAACCGGCCCGTCTGCTTCGCCCTGAAGAAACTGCTGAACCAGTGGTGAGTCACTGTTTTTGATTTGCTCAGCACTGCCTTCACCAATGATTTTCTGGTCGGCCAGAATGTAGATGTAGTCCGCGATGGTCAGCACCTCAGTCACATCGTGGGTGACCACAATGCTGGTCAGACCCAGTGCATCATTCAGCTCACGGATCAGCTTGACCAGCACACCCATAGAGATGGGGTCCTGACCGGCAAAGGGTTCGTCATACATGATCAAATCCGGATCCAGCGATATGGCTCTGGCCAGTGCTGCCCGCCGGGCCATCCCCCCTGACAGTTCACTGGGCATCAGTTTAGCTGCACCACGTAACCCCACCGCCTGAAGCTTCAGCGCCACAATGGTGTCGATAATATCGCTTTCGAGTTTAGTATGCTCTTTTAAAGCAAAGGCAACATTGTCATGCACATTCATGTCAGTAAACAACGCCCCGCTTTGAAACAACATGCTCATACGCCGGCGTACTTCATACAAACGGCTGCGACTCATGTTCACAATCGACTCATCATCAAAGCGAATATCACCTGACTGTGGCTGCAACTGGCCGCCAATCAGTTTAAGCAAGGTGGTTTTCCCTATCCCACTGGGGCCCATTACGGCCGTAATTTTACCTTTAGGAACACGCAGCGAAATATTGTCATAAATGACACGTTCGCCTCGCTTAAAGGTCATATTGTCTATATCGACTAAATTATCCATACCCGAATTCGTAGGATCCTCTGCTAATGAACTTTTATCCTGCCTGTCTGCATGACCTGCTGATTTAACACAATTTATGACATCATCGCCCGGAGCGCAGTCAACCAGTATAGACCGGTCAATCACCTAAAAGTTTACTGACCAGTGTAGTTGGCGCATTGTACGCGTTTTTCGCATACCCTACCAAACCCAAATAGTTACAAGTTATGTTCGATAGAACCGAATAATTACCATACTCTGGACTAGGTCCCATGCCCAGCTCTTGCCGCAGGCCACAAGTAAAAGCAACCACCAGGCCAGAATTGGCTTTACCCGCCTTCTCAGTGTGGGCGCAAGTCACAAAGTCACGTTGAGGTTACGTCTGACCGACGAAAAAATACGCTGGATGACACCACCGCACACAAAAATTGCGTGCAAATATTACCTGACAGGATTTTTTCTGCATTGGATAAATGCATGTTGTACATACAATTACCTGCTATGTTGCAAACAAATGACAACACACCGGATATCAGCCAATACAGATCCATTGAATAAATGACTCTGATCCTGCCGGCCAGTAGGGCCAGGTCATATTCGTCCCGTCATCGCTCGCTTTTTGACAAGCTTGCAGTCTGTTATTTTGGGTCGGTTGTGAGGCATAAATTCCCTCTAGCCATAGGCAAGCGGGGCATATTCTGCGACAATCGCGAAAAATTCTGATTAATAAGATTGAGCGTGCTAGTACAGGTTATCATTTTCATCATTGGGTTATGCGTCTTGAGCTGGGCGGCGGATCGTTTTGTCTACGGGGCCTCTGCGCTGGCTAAAAACATCGGCATATCACCGATGATGATAGGCTTGACGATTGTGGCAATGGGGTCGTCTGCGCCGGAGATTGTCGTGTCTGCGATCGCATCGGTTAACGGTTCACCGGATACCGCGGTGGGCAATGCCC contains:
- the mlaE gene encoding lipid asymmetry maintenance ABC transporter permease subunit MlaE, whose protein sequence is MNIFRSVGAGTLSRISAIGRAGLMLLGALIALPKWKNVVLTIRQMYVVGVQSLLIIVVSGLFIGMVMALQGYTILVDYGAEGSLGPMVALSLLRELGPVVTALLFAGRAGSALTAEIGLMKATEQLSSMEMMAVDPLRRVVSPRFWAGIISMPMLAVIFSAVGILGGHLVGVDWLGVDAGSYWSLMQSSVEWGSDVVNGIIKSLVFALVVTWIAIFKGYDSTPTSEGISKATTETVVFSSLAVLGLDFILTALMFGIE
- a CDS encoding MlaC/ttg2D family ABC transporter substrate-binding protein, translating into MMAASSVSAQQVNEENPYEMIKDVANRTFSRIKDNQATIKNNPEELRAIMKEELLPHTDYKFAAFKVLGKNAASIERDKLAEFVKVFREYLITTYAVAMSYYDNQDVVFEPAQDVGDSTYVVVRAIIKDPNRPEIKVAFKVRKNSKTNEWKAFDMVAEGISMLDSKRSEFESIIRQQGIEKVITLMQEKIDNPVELKEEFDEKDNA
- the mlaD gene encoding outer membrane lipid asymmetry maintenance protein MlaD, coding for MNKHKSELMVGVFVIITVGALLLLALKVANQTMAATGDTYTLYAKFDNIGGLKERSAVKVGGVTVGRVSAITLDKKDYTPVVELSIQKKYDEFPETSSVSILTSGLLGEQYVGFQPGFSFDGIANLQDGDYLQDTKSALVLEDLIGQFLFSRGKDEEKE
- a CDS encoding STAS domain-containing protein, translating into MSLFQVSHEGRVSVHGHLDRDTLGKNWWNLLSSAQQQQLKKQGRCTLDLSDVERIDSAGLAWLINAVRDGKQHQVTVTLSDVPEKLLKLAKISDVDTLLPVE
- the mlaF gene encoding phospholipid ABC transporter ATP-binding protein MlaF; translated protein: MDNLVDIDNMTFKRGERVIYDNISLRVPKGKITAVMGPSGIGKTTLLKLIGGQLQPQSGDIRFDDESIVNMSRSRLYEVRRRMSMLFQSGALFTDMNVHDNVAFALKEHTKLESDIIDTIVALKLQAVGLRGAAKLMPSELSGGMARRAALARAISLDPDLIMYDEPFAGQDPISMGVLVKLIRELNDALGLTSIVVTHDVTEVLTIADYIYILADQKIIGEGSAEQIKNSDSPLVQQFLQGEADGPVPFHYPSDDLKGSLFGGQS